The following nucleotide sequence is from Solidesulfovibrio carbinolicus.
CACATGAACCGCCACCACGCCGGCGGCGACATGGGCCTCGAACTCTCCCAGGCCCCCCACAACCCCGATGTCCTGGAACGCTTCCCCCGGGTCGGCCTCCTCGACGCCCCGGCCCTTAAACCCGAACCCGCCGCCGACCGCGTGCCGCCCTGGCTGGCCAAGTGCATGAAGCGCTTCCCCATGCTCAAGCGCCACCCCCACCCCATGACCGTCCACTTCCCCATCGCCTTTTGCACCGCCGCCCCCCTGTGCCTGCTGCTGGCCCTTGTCACCGGCAACCAAACCTTCGCCGCCGCCCTGCCCGTGCTGCTCGGCCTGGCCCTGGTCTTCACGCCCGTGGCCATCGTCACCGGGCTTTTCACCTGGTGGCTCAACTACGCCAGCGCCCGGGTCACTCCCATCATGATCAAACTCGCCGCCACGCCCGTGCTGTTTTTAGCCCTGCTGTGGACGTTTATTGAAAGCGTCAAGACGCCCGACATCATGGCCGAAGCCGGCAGCCACATCGGCTTCGTGCTGGTCGTGCTGGCGCTCATGCCCATCGTCTCCGTCATCGGCTGGTTCGGCGCGGCGTTGACCTTCCCGCCGCACGACGACTAATTAGTTAGCTGAAATAAAAGGCAGAGAAGGCAAAAGATGCCTCCGGCGGCCGGGGGGCTCAGCCCCCCGGACCCCCGACATGGGGATGGCCGGTCGGTTGATTGGTTCGGCGGACGGCCCGAGAGAAAATGGGGGCTGGAATTTGCCGGTTTGGGCCGGGCGGAAGCCGCCCGACCCAAACCGGCAAATTCCAGCCCCCAACTCGCCAGCGAAGCGGCCGGATCGGCGCGATCAAA
It contains:
- a CDS encoding DUF2231 domain-containing protein yields the protein MSQNPEKRFTPQELAAFDGTDGKPTYLAYNGVVYDVSASRLWKAGKHMNRHHAGGDMGLELSQAPHNPDVLERFPRVGLLDAPALKPEPAADRVPPWLAKCMKRFPMLKRHPHPMTVHFPIAFCTAAPLCLLLALVTGNQTFAAALPVLLGLALVFTPVAIVTGLFTWWLNYASARVTPIMIKLAATPVLFLALLWTFIESVKTPDIMAEAGSHIGFVLVVLALMPIVSVIGWFGAALTFPPHDD